Proteins co-encoded in one Marmota flaviventris isolate mMarFla1 chromosome 9, mMarFla1.hap1, whole genome shotgun sequence genomic window:
- the LOC114081142 gene encoding olfactory receptor 5G9, whose translation MADENCTRITEFIFIGLKFHPQLQIFLFLLFLLFYLITMMGNLGMIILIRVDSRLHTPMYFFLSHLSFVDICFSSVVGPKMLTDFFSERKAISFLGCALQQWFFGFFVAIECLLLASMAYDRYVAICNPLLYSVAMSQRLCIQLVAGPYAVGFLNTMTHTTAAFRLPFCGSNIINHFFCDMSPLLSLVCADIRLNKLLVFIVAGAVLVVSSLTIIVSYLSIFAAILRIRSAEGRRKAFSTCSSHLTAVSILYGTLFFIYVRPGAISSLDLNKAVSVFYTAVIPMLNPLIYSLRNKEVKAAVGRTIAKGKFFIKN comes from the coding sequence ATGGCTGATGAAAACTGCACAAGGATCACCGAGTTTATTTTCATAGGCTTAAAGTTCCATCCACAGCTGCAGATCTTCCTTTTCTTGCTCTTTCTGCTTTTCTACCTCATCACCATGATGGGGAACCTGGGCATGATCATCCTCATCCGTGTGGACTCGCGCctgcacacccccatgtacttcttcctcagccaCCTGTCCTTCGTGGACATCTGCTTTTCGTCGGTCGTGGGTCCCAAGATGCTCACCGACTTCTTCTCGGAGAGGAAGGCCATCTCTTTCCTGGGGTGTGCCCTGCAGCAGTGGTTCTTTGGTTTCTTCGTGGCCATCGAGTGCCTTCTCTTGGcctccatggcctatgaccgctacgtGGCCATCTGTAACCCACTACTGTATTCAGTCGCCATGTCCCAGAGACTCTGCATACAGCTGGTGGCCGGACCCTACGCTGTGGGCTTCCTGAACACCATGACTCACACCACGGCCGCCTTTCGACTTCCCTTCTGCGGCTCCAACATCATTAATCACTTCTTCTGTGACAtgtcccccctcctctccctcgtCTGCGCTGACATCCGCCTCAATAAactgctggttttcattgtggCCGGAGCTGTCCTGGTGGTCAGCAGCCTGACCATCATCGTCTCCTACTTGTCCATCTTCGCGGCCATCCTGCGGATCCGCTCGGCCGAGGGCAGGcgcaaagccttctccacctgctcgTCCCACCTGACCGCCGTGTCCATCCTGTATGGGACCCTCTTCTTCATCTACGTGCGCCCCGGTGCCATTTCCTCCCTGGACCTCAATAAGGCGGTGTCGGTGTTCTACACGGCGGTGATCCCCATGCTGAACCCactcatctacagcctgaggaataaAGAAGTCAAAGCTGCCGTGGGCAGGACCATCGCCAAGGGGAAGTTTTTCATCAAGAATTAA